A single genomic interval of Alteromonas sp. CI.11.F.A3 harbors:
- a CDS encoding mechanosensitive ion channel family protein gives MEIVIDPTQMWQNFVEFVLDYKLLASLVLVVLLHFFKKGTLRLIKRRSSRKGEDRRNQINILEQLGNAFIIVLLMMVWSSEIQNLAISIAAFMVAIVLATREFIQCFMGFIYYLGARPFRVGDWIQMNNVIGEVVEMDWAKTALLEVDPETFNYTGKHVYVPNSQLVTQTVRNLNFLRRYKLHSFNIVNEPTVNAYSLLPAFRASAHAHCEYFRDVAERYKGLIERHLEQDFIQIDPEVEIKTNELAKVVVKVSLFCPTAEAHELEHKMCSDWLSLWFEALEKSACPPNTSSSSQSLGETV, from the coding sequence ATGGAAATAGTGATTGACCCTACGCAAATGTGGCAAAATTTTGTTGAATTTGTGTTGGACTACAAGCTATTGGCCTCGCTCGTTTTAGTGGTATTGCTGCACTTCTTTAAAAAGGGCACCCTTAGATTAATTAAGCGCCGTAGTTCTCGCAAAGGGGAAGACCGACGTAACCAAATTAATATTTTGGAGCAGTTAGGCAATGCATTTATTATTGTATTGCTGATGATGGTGTGGTCGTCTGAAATTCAAAATCTTGCCATTTCAATTGCCGCTTTCATGGTAGCCATTGTGTTAGCTACCCGCGAATTCATTCAATGTTTTATGGGCTTCATTTACTACCTAGGGGCACGGCCATTTAGGGTAGGGGATTGGATCCAAATGAATAACGTAATCGGTGAAGTGGTGGAAATGGATTGGGCGAAAACCGCCTTGTTAGAGGTTGACCCTGAAACGTTTAACTATACGGGTAAGCACGTATATGTTCCTAACAGCCAATTAGTTACCCAGACAGTGCGTAATTTAAACTTCTTACGCCGTTATAAATTGCACTCGTTTAACATTGTTAATGAACCTACCGTAAATGCCTACAGCCTACTACCGGCATTTAGAGCCAGTGCCCATGCTCACTGTGAATACTTTCGTGATGTAGCAGAGCGCTACAAAGGCCTTATTGAGCGTCATTTAGAACAAGATTTTATTCAAATTGACCCTGAGGTTGAAATTAAAACCAATGAACTGGCTAAAGTCGTTGTAAAAGTCAGTTTGTTTTGCCCGACAGCTGAGGCACACGAACTTGAACACAAAATGTGTTCAGACTGGTTAAGCCTGTGGTTTGAGGCATTAGAAAAATCTGCTTGCCCGCCGAATACTTCGTCTAGCTCTCAATCGCTAGGGGAAACCGTTTAA
- a CDS encoding glutamate-5-semialdehyde dehydrogenase, giving the protein MSIITELAKQAKQAAQTLAILDEAEKNAVLKDMAAAIRGNKDTIKAVNEKEVARAKENNLDDAMIDRLILDDARIESMAEGIEVIISLDDPVGRERVIGTRPNGIEIKKMRIPLGVVCMIYEARPNVTADAGALCFKSGNGVILRGGKEALDTSLAIAGLMQDVLEKHNLPRALVTVVPNPDRALMQELMEQRDYIDVIIPRGGEGLINYVTEHSKVPVIQHFKGVCHLYVDKDADLDKALAILLNGKTQRTGVCNALEGLVVHQAVAGDFLPRVAEAFEQHKVTVHVNEKGAQYFNNADVISEDAYGEEYLGLEIAIRVVDDFAGAISHIADFGSNHTEVICTENEDSAKKFQRAVDASVVMVNASSRFSDGSQLGLGAEIGIATTKLHAYGPMGLESLTSEKYLVNGVGQIRE; this is encoded by the coding sequence ATGAGCATTATTACAGAATTAGCAAAACAAGCGAAACAAGCAGCACAAACACTTGCCATCTTAGATGAAGCTGAGAAAAATGCGGTGTTGAAAGACATGGCTGCAGCTATCCGTGGAAATAAAGACACCATTAAAGCGGTTAACGAAAAAGAAGTGGCGCGCGCTAAGGAAAACAACTTAGATGACGCTATGATTGACCGTTTGATTCTAGACGATGCTCGCATAGAATCTATGGCTGAAGGCATTGAGGTTATTATTAGCCTTGACGATCCTGTTGGTCGTGAGCGCGTGATTGGCACCCGTCCAAACGGTATCGAAATTAAAAAGATGCGTATTCCATTGGGCGTTGTGTGCATGATTTATGAAGCACGCCCTAATGTGACTGCTGATGCCGGCGCATTGTGTTTCAAATCAGGTAACGGTGTTATTCTGCGTGGCGGTAAAGAAGCACTAGACACCAGTTTAGCCATCGCTGGGCTAATGCAAGACGTGCTTGAAAAGCACAATTTGCCAAGAGCACTTGTTACGGTAGTGCCAAACCCAGACCGTGCCCTTATGCAAGAGCTTATGGAACAACGTGACTACATTGACGTTATTATTCCACGTGGCGGTGAAGGGCTGATTAACTACGTGACCGAACACTCTAAAGTGCCTGTTATTCAGCATTTTAAAGGTGTGTGCCATTTATATGTAGATAAAGATGCTGATTTAGACAAAGCATTGGCTATTCTGCTTAATGGTAAAACCCAACGTACCGGCGTATGTAATGCGCTTGAAGGCTTAGTGGTGCATCAAGCTGTTGCGGGCGACTTCCTACCTCGTGTTGCAGAAGCGTTTGAGCAACACAAGGTAACAGTGCATGTGAATGAAAAAGGCGCTCAGTACTTTAACAACGCAGATGTTATTAGCGAAGACGCTTACGGCGAAGAGTATTTAGGTTTAGAAATTGCTATTCGTGTAGTAGATGACTTTGCTGGTGCTATTTCTCATATTGCCGATTTTGGTAGTAACCATACTGAAGTTATCTGTACAGAAAACGAAGATAGCGCGAAGAAATTCCAGCGTGCCGTAGATGCCAGTGTAGTGATGGTGAATGCATCTTCACGTTTCTCTGATGGTAGCCAACTTGGTTTAGGTGCTGAAATTGGTATCGCGACCACGAAACTTCATGCTTATGGGCCAATGGGGTTAGAGTCACTAACCTCTGAAAAGTACCTTGTGAATGGCGTAGGTCAAATACGCGAATAA
- the proB gene encoding glutamate 5-kinase, whose amino-acid sequence MSHPNWKRVVIKVGSALISPNKQGCSSHYLLSIAQFIVRCRANGTQVVLVSSGSVAAGAHLFPDHEKSNIAVKKAMAAAGQTEMIATWDRLFDFPSAQMLLTHADLRDRERYVSIRETIFSLLEHNVLPIVNENDTVTTDKLKVGDNDNLSAMVAAAADADALIICSDIDGLYNKNPHDHDDAELLKRVDTIDASIYAMAGGAAEGGVGTGGMRTKIEAAEKAVSHGIDTYIINGFTELSFNMLLAGKNPGTHFSPYDKPMLENVHWMRHTSNAQGEVIVEGDFDSSLENDSEQLTSSEIVDVKGEFSVGDTILVRKADGTKLVKAKSNYSSCLLNFIANQENDDFASEFEDKTGPIISDQHVANLEKE is encoded by the coding sequence ATGAGTCATCCCAATTGGAAACGCGTGGTCATTAAAGTAGGCAGTGCACTAATCTCGCCGAACAAGCAAGGGTGCAGCAGCCACTATTTGCTAAGTATTGCCCAGTTCATCGTGCGTTGTCGGGCAAATGGAACACAGGTAGTGTTAGTGTCTTCAGGTTCAGTCGCCGCTGGGGCACACTTGTTCCCTGACCATGAAAAATCGAACATTGCTGTGAAAAAAGCAATGGCTGCAGCAGGGCAAACAGAAATGATTGCGACCTGGGATAGGTTGTTCGACTTCCCATCAGCGCAAATGCTGTTAACCCATGCTGACCTGCGTGATAGAGAGCGCTACGTTAGTATTCGTGAAACTATTTTTAGTTTGCTTGAGCATAATGTGCTGCCTATCGTTAACGAAAACGATACGGTAACCACCGACAAGCTAAAAGTAGGCGATAACGATAACTTATCCGCTATGGTGGCAGCAGCCGCTGACGCAGATGCACTTATTATCTGTTCGGACATTGATGGTTTATATAATAAAAACCCTCATGATCACGATGATGCTGAGTTGCTCAAACGAGTAGATACCATAGACGCCAGCATTTATGCCATGGCTGGTGGTGCAGCAGAAGGCGGTGTTGGCACCGGTGGTATGCGTACAAAAATTGAAGCGGCTGAAAAAGCAGTTTCGCATGGAATAGATACATATATTATTAACGGCTTTACCGAGCTGTCATTTAATATGTTGCTTGCGGGTAAAAACCCAGGCACGCACTTTAGCCCTTACGACAAACCAATGCTAGAAAACGTGCATTGGATGCGCCACACCTCGAACGCGCAGGGCGAAGTGATAGTTGAGGGAGATTTTGATTCTTCACTGGAAAACGACAGTGAACAACTGACTAGCAGCGAAATAGTTGATGTAAAAGGCGAGTTCTCAGTAGGCGATACCATTTTGGTAAGAAAAGCTGACGGAACTAAGCTCGTGAAAGCGAAATCAAACTACAGTAGCTGTTTACTGAATTTTATCGCGAATCAGGAAAACGATGACTTCGCCAGTGAATTTGAAGATAAGACTGGCCCTATTATTTCTGATCAGCATGTAGCAAATTTGGAGAAAGAATGA
- the putP gene encoding sodium/proline symporter PutP, producing the protein MPIESYISLAIYFLAMLGIGLFAYRQSTSDISGYILGGRKVSPQVTALSAGASDMSGWMLMGLPGAMFLTGFDAVYIAIGLVAGALANYILVAPKLRVYTEVADDSLTVPEFFAKRFDNPKANVRIVSAVIIVLFFTLYTSAGLVAGGKLFESAFSVDYQLGLFITLGVVVSYTLLGGFLAVSLTDFVQGCIMFIALVLVPVVAFTEFDGVNQMTAAAYESVPNFSDSWGALTLVGLLSSLGWGLGYFGQPHIIVRFMAIRDVKSVSTARNIGMSWMLVTILGALATGFVGIAYANQFNLRVDDAETIFIVFSQLLFHPLISGFLMAAILAAIMSTISSQLLVSASSLTEDIYRVVAKKDISEKETVTIGRVGVAGVAVVALLLAMDSSNSILSLVSNAWAGFGAAFGPLVLFSLYKKDLTQNAALAGIISGAVTVLFWIYAPVLADGKTLSSVIYEIIPGFAVSTATLWLVSRAGAAPSENVQRLFRATNQQLADQQS; encoded by the coding sequence ATGCCAATTGAAAGTTATATATCGCTGGCAATCTATTTTCTAGCGATGTTAGGTATAGGTCTTTTTGCATATCGTCAATCTACTAGTGACATTTCAGGTTACATTCTAGGTGGTAGAAAGGTTAGTCCCCAAGTTACCGCGTTATCTGCCGGCGCTTCCGATATGTCAGGTTGGATGTTAATGGGATTGCCAGGGGCAATGTTCTTAACCGGGTTCGACGCAGTTTATATTGCTATTGGTCTTGTCGCAGGGGCATTAGCAAACTATATATTGGTTGCTCCCAAACTTCGTGTTTACACCGAAGTTGCCGATGATTCGTTAACCGTGCCGGAGTTCTTCGCAAAGCGCTTCGACAACCCTAAAGCAAACGTACGCATCGTTTCAGCTGTCATCATTGTCTTATTCTTTACTTTATATACTTCTGCAGGGCTCGTGGCAGGCGGAAAGCTTTTTGAAAGTGCGTTCTCAGTTGATTATCAGCTTGGGCTTTTTATCACATTGGGCGTTGTTGTTTCGTATACCTTATTGGGTGGGTTCTTAGCGGTTAGTCTTACCGATTTCGTGCAAGGTTGTATTATGTTTATTGCCCTTGTACTTGTGCCGGTTGTGGCCTTTACCGAGTTCGATGGTGTAAACCAAATGACGGCTGCCGCGTATGAATCAGTACCGAATTTTTCTGATTCATGGGGCGCTCTCACGCTCGTGGGATTGCTTTCAAGTCTTGGGTGGGGACTTGGCTATTTCGGTCAGCCTCACATCATTGTGCGCTTTATGGCAATTCGAGATGTTAAATCGGTAAGTACCGCACGAAATATTGGTATGTCTTGGATGCTAGTTACTATACTTGGAGCATTAGCAACAGGTTTTGTGGGAATAGCGTATGCAAATCAATTCAATTTGAGAGTAGACGACGCTGAGACTATTTTCATCGTTTTTTCTCAGTTGCTATTTCATCCTCTCATTAGTGGCTTTTTAATGGCTGCTATTTTAGCTGCCATCATGAGTACTATTTCGTCTCAATTGTTAGTATCGGCTAGCTCGCTAACCGAAGACATTTACCGTGTTGTAGCGAAAAAAGACATTAGCGAAAAAGAAACAGTGACCATCGGGAGAGTTGGCGTAGCGGGCGTAGCCGTTGTGGCCTTGCTATTGGCAATGGATTCATCGAACTCCATTCTTTCGTTAGTGAGCAATGCGTGGGCTGGTTTTGGTGCCGCATTTGGCCCATTGGTACTGTTTAGCCTGTACAAAAAGGATTTAACACAAAACGCGGCATTGGCCGGCATTATCAGTGGTGCAGTAACTGTCCTGTTTTGGATATACGCACCCGTATTGGCTGACGGTAAAACGTTAAGCAGTGTTATTTATGAAATTATTCCTGGTTTTGCGGTAAGTACCGCAACCCTTTGGTTGGTATCGCGCGCAGGTGCTGCGCCGTCTGAAAATGTTCAGCGCTTATTTAGAGCAACTAACCAGCAATTAGCAGATCAACAATCTTAA